Proteins co-encoded in one Microbacterium hydrocarbonoxydans genomic window:
- a CDS encoding DUF808 domain-containing protein translates to MSVGLLAVVDDILSAAMKASAKAAGVVIDDAAVTPQYVQGITPARELPVVAKIALGSLANKFVIIIPIALLLTAFAPWVLPYLLILGGAYLCFEGAEKVLEWFGVQHGHADESARNENKLVWGAVRTDLILSTEIMLISLANLEAGLDIWTTLAILAVIALLMTGVVYGAVALLVKIDDIGLKMAKNPSKRVRHTGTRIVRSMPAVFRFISILGTVAMLWVGGHLLLVNLGEVGVHFGADILHGIEHFLEPAGGVIVWIGDTLFSAIAGLIAGLLIVGIILGIGRLIGKKPNFHEGEESPADVHV, encoded by the coding sequence ATGTCGGTTGGACTGCTCGCCGTCGTCGATGACATCCTCAGCGCGGCCATGAAGGCCTCGGCCAAGGCTGCGGGAGTCGTGATCGACGATGCCGCCGTGACCCCGCAGTATGTGCAGGGCATCACTCCCGCTCGCGAGCTGCCGGTCGTCGCGAAGATCGCACTCGGCTCGCTCGCCAACAAGTTCGTCATCATCATCCCGATCGCTCTGCTGCTGACCGCGTTCGCGCCGTGGGTTCTGCCGTACCTGCTCATCCTCGGTGGCGCGTACCTGTGCTTCGAGGGCGCCGAGAAGGTGCTCGAGTGGTTCGGAGTGCAGCACGGTCACGCCGACGAGAGCGCCCGCAACGAGAACAAGCTCGTGTGGGGAGCGGTGCGCACCGACCTCATCCTGTCGACGGAGATCATGCTGATCTCGCTCGCGAACCTCGAGGCCGGTCTCGACATCTGGACCACCCTCGCTATCCTCGCGGTGATCGCGCTGCTCATGACCGGTGTCGTCTACGGCGCCGTGGCGCTGCTCGTGAAGATCGATGACATCGGTCTGAAGATGGCGAAGAACCCCTCGAAGCGCGTCCGTCACACGGGTACTCGCATCGTCCGATCGATGCCTGCGGTGTTCCGCTTCATCAGCATCCTCGGCACTGTGGCCATGCTGTGGGTCGGTGGGCATCTGCTGCTCGTGAACCTCGGCGAGGTCGGGGTGCACTTCGGCGCCGACATCCTGCACGGCATCGAGCACTTCCTCGAGCCGGCCGGTGGCGTGATCGTCTGGATCGGCGACACACTCTTCTCGGCCATCGCCGGCCTGATCGCGGGCCTGCTCATCGTGGGGATCATCCTCGGCATCGGCCGCCTGATCGGCAAGAAGCCGAACTTCCACGAGGGCGAGGAATCGCCCGCCGACGTGCACGTCTGA